A single genomic interval of Siphonobacter curvatus harbors:
- a CDS encoding Gfo/Idh/MocA family protein has translation MQIERRQFLTTVSLAGAATLFSGNPLLAATAPKKEKLGIALVGLGYYSTDLLAPALQMTEKCYLAGIVTGTPAKAQQWKAKYNLADKNIYNYQNFDQIANNPDIDIVYVVLPPSMHREYVVRAAKAGKHVFCEKPMAPSVADCEAMIKACADNKVKLAIGYRCQHDPNIQAVMKVAKEQKFGKVKMINSAAGYFDARTDHWKQKKALGGGVMGDMGVYALQGARLATGEEPISVIAQASTTRPDIYKEVEETMMFMLDFPSGARAACQTSFGINMNYLQVNYEKGWLKLEPQSGYLGNKGSMSDGTKIDFPIKNQQAKQLDEDCLAILNNTALIAPGEEGLRDIRVVEAIYKSVASGKSVKI, from the coding sequence ATGCAAATCGAAAGACGGCAGTTCTTAACGACCGTATCCCTGGCGGGGGCGGCTACTTTATTTTCCGGAAATCCGCTTCTGGCGGCAACGGCACCGAAAAAAGAAAAACTGGGCATTGCTCTGGTGGGTCTGGGGTACTACAGCACAGACTTACTGGCCCCGGCCCTCCAAATGACTGAAAAATGCTATCTGGCTGGTATCGTAACGGGAACACCGGCCAAGGCTCAGCAATGGAAAGCGAAGTATAATCTGGCCGACAAGAACATCTACAACTACCAGAACTTCGATCAGATTGCCAATAATCCCGACATCGATATCGTCTACGTCGTGCTGCCTCCGTCCATGCACCGGGAGTATGTGGTCAGGGCTGCCAAAGCGGGCAAACACGTGTTTTGTGAAAAACCCATGGCTCCCTCCGTGGCGGATTGTGAAGCCATGATTAAAGCCTGTGCCGACAATAAAGTAAAACTGGCTATCGGGTACCGTTGCCAGCACGATCCTAATATTCAGGCGGTTATGAAAGTAGCCAAAGAGCAGAAATTCGGTAAGGTAAAAATGATCAACAGTGCTGCGGGTTACTTTGATGCTCGAACGGACCACTGGAAGCAAAAGAAGGCACTCGGCGGTGGAGTGATGGGCGATATGGGCGTGTATGCCTTACAGGGAGCCAGACTCGCTACGGGCGAAGAGCCCATTAGCGTCATCGCTCAGGCTTCCACGACGCGGCCTGATATTTACAAAGAAGTGGAGGAAACCATGATGTTCATGTTGGATTTTCCGAGTGGAGCACGGGCGGCCTGCCAAACCAGCTTTGGCATCAACATGAACTATCTGCAGGTGAATTACGAGAAAGGCTGGCTGAAACTCGAACCCCAGTCCGGGTACCTGGGCAATAAAGGGAGCATGTCGGACGGAACGAAGATTGACTTCCCCATTAAAAATCAGCAGGCGAAACAACTCGACGAGGATTGTCTGGCTATCCTGAACAATACAGCCCTAATCGCCCCCGGCGAAGAAGGTTTGCGGGACATCAGAGTCGTAGAAGCCATCTATAAATCAGTAGCGTCCGGCAAGAGTGTTAAAATTTAA
- a CDS encoding hybrid sensor histidine kinase/response regulator transcription factor produces MNILYKILLSTLLILSQFQAFGQSQPLMFTTLTTKDGLSSNTVAAILKDRYGLLWFATEDGLNKYNGSNFTVYRHSDADPTSLGSNDVSALYEDREGRLWVGSIEGSLHLYDRKKDSFIRINVGLNVYSICSDQQGMIWVATHSGIFNIDPETLKITTPTVNGYALGNGKPCRRVFEDQQKRIWIATNDGLYVYQKQTHQIKAFFHDPQNPKSLTSSTIMSLAQDKRGNLWVGTQNGLNRLLPDGSGFETFRFKKEDPKSISNNIIYAIAADENHKLWICTEMGLSILDVETGHAERYLPNPNSPYSLANKSVKCLLIDPRGITWLGTYQGGVNKYDKNLTLFGLQRSRPGDNASLSAPFVTSFAEKANGDLFVGTDGGGLNLYNRKTNHFNRVNLYSSEGTPLPNLAILCMTQAARQQVWIGTFQEGLFLLDANTGKSQQFKMGSSPTHLNHNDIFCVKTDKRGKVWIGTNGGGLNGYDPVRKEFTYLNPPAKSKPSLIPLNGYIRAVEEDSQGNLWIGSLGTGVAVYNPLTQKAFRYDKGNSNLPSNRITALHYDQKGNMWVGTSGGGLARFDSASRSFVRYGAEKGLPSGIINKILEDQEGRIWVSTNKGISSLEQGANRFTNYTSHNGLQDDIFAFGSGIRTSDNTLFFGGIHGFNFLTTSHIKQSALSHPILFTDLKVGNKTITAADSSITSEHISLAKSIHLDYKQNFSISYASLNYTNAHQNTYRYRLKGYQEEWYYAGTTTVAHYTNLNPGAYTFEVQTTIHGNVWNPNGASLKIVVNPPFYLTYYAFAFYILAAGFTIWSLRRRGIQKIKKKFAEEQQQREVQRIRDLDQMKIKFLTNLSHEFRTPISLILAPLEGILTKKHESAIDSQLQTIDRNSKRLLNLVNQLLDFKQIEQQEQTLQVSTRNVVAFAKETCDSFQDLSEKKHIDFVFQSFVPDLDLTLDFDKIERVLYNLLSNAFKFTPKGGKIKLKVFAQVDERNPDQHWFCIAVSDTGIGISQDKHLHIFERFYQEEAKGFINQGSGIGLSIAQEFVLMHGGKLSVDSEPGKGSTFIIYLPLAEASQKAFLPEEIVESKPLPPGKQALGPSGIDTADRILVVEDNEEFRHFLVERLKGQYNVFEAADGREGWQKTLSTHPTLIISDIAMPHVDGIEFSQKVKSDKRTSHIPLILLTASTGDQQQLRGLLSGANDYLTKPFNYEILNAKVNNLLALNRVSKGYYSKRINLVSPEVEVESANEKLLKDIAFFIDEHINSSVLSVENLSKHVGMSRGSLYSKLLELTGKTPVEYIRSVKLEKSATLLEKSDLNISQIAYSVGFPNANYFTKSFKSQFNMLPSEYRNAKNLSN; encoded by the coding sequence ATGAACATCCTTTACAAAATTTTACTGAGTACGCTCCTTATCCTTTCCCAATTCCAGGCGTTTGGGCAATCCCAACCGTTGATGTTTACCACGCTTACTACGAAAGATGGGCTTTCTTCCAATACCGTCGCTGCCATTCTGAAAGATCGGTACGGTCTGCTCTGGTTTGCTACGGAAGATGGACTCAATAAATACAACGGTTCCAATTTCACCGTCTATCGCCATAGCGACGCGGACCCTACCAGTTTAGGCTCCAATGATGTATCCGCCTTGTATGAGGATCGGGAAGGTCGCCTCTGGGTGGGTTCCATTGAAGGGTCGCTCCATTTGTACGATCGAAAGAAGGATTCATTCATCCGGATTAATGTCGGACTGAATGTGTATTCGATTTGTAGTGATCAGCAGGGAATGATCTGGGTCGCTACGCACTCGGGTATTTTCAATATCGATCCTGAAACGCTAAAAATCACGACTCCTACCGTCAACGGCTACGCATTAGGTAATGGAAAACCCTGCCGTCGTGTTTTTGAAGACCAGCAAAAACGAATCTGGATTGCCACCAACGACGGCCTGTATGTGTATCAAAAACAAACCCATCAGATCAAAGCATTCTTTCACGATCCTCAAAATCCTAAAAGTCTGACCAGCAGCACCATCATGTCGCTCGCTCAGGATAAACGGGGAAATCTGTGGGTAGGTACCCAAAACGGACTTAATCGGCTATTACCCGATGGCAGTGGCTTTGAAACCTTTCGTTTCAAAAAAGAAGATCCCAAATCCATCAGCAACAACATCATCTACGCCATCGCGGCTGATGAGAATCATAAGTTATGGATTTGCACGGAGATGGGATTAAGCATTCTGGACGTTGAAACGGGCCACGCGGAGCGATACCTGCCGAACCCAAACAGCCCGTATAGCCTAGCTAATAAATCCGTCAAATGCCTGTTGATTGATCCTAGGGGTATTACCTGGCTGGGCACGTATCAGGGTGGTGTTAATAAGTACGATAAAAACCTAACCCTGTTTGGCCTGCAACGGAGTCGGCCCGGCGATAACGCCAGTTTGAGTGCCCCTTTTGTCACTTCTTTTGCTGAAAAAGCCAACGGAGATCTGTTTGTCGGAACGGACGGCGGCGGATTGAATCTATACAACCGCAAAACCAATCACTTTAATCGGGTTAATCTGTATTCAAGCGAAGGTACGCCCTTGCCCAACCTGGCCATTCTCTGTATGACGCAGGCTGCCCGTCAGCAAGTCTGGATTGGCACGTTTCAGGAAGGGCTGTTTTTGCTGGACGCCAATACCGGGAAAAGCCAACAATTCAAGATGGGGTCCTCCCCCACCCATCTCAATCACAATGATATTTTCTGCGTGAAAACGGACAAGCGGGGCAAGGTATGGATTGGCACAAATGGCGGAGGACTGAACGGTTATGACCCCGTCCGAAAGGAATTTACGTACCTGAATCCGCCCGCCAAATCCAAGCCTTCCCTCATTCCACTGAATGGGTACATCCGGGCCGTTGAAGAAGATAGCCAAGGTAATCTCTGGATTGGATCGTTGGGAACGGGGGTTGCAGTGTATAATCCGTTGACTCAGAAAGCCTTCCGTTACGACAAGGGAAACAGTAATCTTCCCAGTAACCGAATTACGGCCCTTCACTATGATCAAAAAGGAAACATGTGGGTTGGAACCAGTGGCGGAGGCTTAGCCCGCTTTGATTCGGCTTCGCGTTCATTTGTGCGGTACGGGGCAGAAAAAGGATTGCCCAGCGGCATCATAAACAAAATCCTTGAAGATCAGGAAGGTAGAATCTGGGTGAGTACCAATAAAGGCATCAGTAGTCTGGAACAGGGAGCCAATCGATTTACCAACTATACCTCACATAATGGACTTCAGGACGACATCTTTGCTTTCGGCTCAGGTATTCGTACCTCGGACAATACCTTATTTTTCGGCGGGATCCACGGATTCAATTTCCTGACGACTAGCCATATCAAGCAAAGTGCTCTGTCACATCCCATTTTATTTACGGACCTGAAAGTAGGCAACAAAACCATTACTGCTGCGGATTCCAGTATTACATCCGAGCACATTTCGCTGGCCAAATCCATTCATCTGGATTACAAACAGAATTTTTCGATTAGCTACGCCTCCCTCAATTATACCAATGCTCACCAGAATACCTATCGGTATCGGTTGAAAGGCTATCAGGAAGAATGGTATTATGCGGGCACCACGACCGTTGCTCATTATACGAACCTGAACCCTGGGGCATATACGTTCGAGGTTCAAACCACGATTCACGGCAACGTATGGAACCCGAACGGAGCCTCGTTAAAAATTGTAGTTAACCCACCCTTTTATCTCACCTACTACGCGTTTGCTTTTTACATCCTGGCAGCGGGCTTTACGATCTGGTCGCTCCGTCGTCGGGGGATTCAAAAGATCAAGAAGAAATTTGCGGAGGAGCAGCAGCAGCGGGAAGTACAACGGATTCGGGATCTGGATCAAATGAAAATCAAGTTTCTTACCAACCTGAGCCATGAATTTCGTACCCCCATTTCTCTGATTCTGGCTCCGCTGGAAGGTATTTTAACCAAGAAACACGAGTCCGCCATTGACTCCCAGTTGCAGACCATCGATCGCAATTCCAAGCGTCTGCTTAATCTGGTAAATCAGTTGCTGGATTTCAAGCAAATTGAACAACAGGAACAGACGCTACAGGTCTCTACCCGAAATGTGGTCGCTTTTGCTAAAGAAACCTGCGATTCCTTCCAGGATCTGTCGGAGAAAAAACACATTGATTTTGTATTCCAGAGTTTTGTACCCGATCTGGACCTTACCCTAGACTTTGATAAGATTGAACGCGTACTGTACAACTTGCTTTCAAATGCCTTCAAATTCACGCCTAAAGGCGGGAAAATCAAACTCAAAGTCTTTGCTCAGGTGGACGAACGTAATCCGGACCAGCACTGGTTTTGCATTGCCGTATCGGACACGGGCATCGGCATTTCTCAGGATAAGCACCTGCACATTTTTGAACGGTTTTATCAGGAAGAAGCCAAGGGTTTCATCAATCAGGGCAGTGGTATCGGCTTATCGATTGCTCAGGAATTTGTATTGATGCACGGCGGAAAGCTATCCGTGGATAGTGAGCCGGGTAAAGGAAGCACGTTCATTATCTACCTGCCCCTAGCTGAGGCCTCTCAAAAGGCGTTTTTACCCGAAGAAATCGTGGAATCAAAACCCTTGCCACCGGGCAAACAGGCCCTGGGACCGAGTGGAATTGATACGGCAGATCGCATTCTGGTGGTAGAAGACAACGAGGAATTCCGGCATTTTCTGGTCGAACGCCTCAAAGGACAGTACAATGTTTTTGAAGCCGCCGATGGTCGGGAAGGCTGGCAAAAAACGCTTTCCACCCATCCGACGCTGATTATCAGCGACATTGCGATGCCACACGTGGACGGAATTGAATTCAGTCAGAAGGTAAAATCGGACAAGCGAACCAGCCATATCCCCTTGATTCTGCTAACAGCCTCCACAGGCGATCAGCAGCAACTCCGGGGTCTTTTATCCGGGGCGAATGACTACCTGACGAAGCCGTTCAACTATGAGATTTTGAATGCGAAAGTAAATAACCTTCTGGCGTTAAACCGCGTTTCGAAGGGCTATTACTCCAAACGAATTAACCTGGTTTCTCCCGAGGTTGAAGTAGAATCGGCGAATGAAAAACTCCTGAAAGACATCGCCTTTTTCATTGACGAGCATATCAACAGTTCGGTACTAAGCGTGGAAAACCTGAGTAAACACGTAGGTATGAGCCGGGGATCGCTCTACAGTAAATTGCTGGAACTAACCGGAAAAACGCCCGTGGAATATATTCGGTCGGTTAAACTCGAAAAGTCCGCAACGCTGCTGGAAAAGAGTGATCTGAATATTTCGCAGATTGCCTATTCCGTAGGATTTCCGAATGCAAACTACTTCACCAAGTCTTTTAAAAGTCAGTTTAATATGCTGCCGTCGGAGTATCGGAATGCGAAGAATTTGTCGAATTAG
- a CDS encoding RagB/SusD family nutrient uptake outer membrane protein gives MKRLRIKNLKTVAALTLLLSSCTKILDEKPRAIYTPDYFKTEKGVYGGLTGMYAHLRWIFGNAYFYNSCMTGTDEATWGASGGGSGFQTHDLSGTQLITPQASDASNIWYNAFPNINTANGVIENATAVGISEALIAEARFFRAFDYFMLVQTFGGVPLDLGSGELAFNISTLRTSKRNTVPEVYTKVIFPDLVKAVNDLPATGRVVGGVTKTVASLYLSKAYLTYGWWLQNPNNIPTYPATSRTDPDGHDAQWYFQKAYDVATQAIANPGPFRLQDTYYDVNLGSNDRNSEILLYADHTETSELYNGSSLSYAGGGDADNFASWMLTWNYTSITSSKTNWSSPSTVNSVQREAVQSLGRPWVRMAPPHEVFNKTFADKTNDSRYDGTFTTAYRGNWPRAGVTNEFLYNANNLQVRPGDAILTFLDQDPGTPIDYSNSVYKSSVGVGVLPGRADYVVGPSGISRLVYPGLWKLGPYRTDNGTGLGQPNAASTRPFNIAKFSELYFVAAEAAVKGATTQAGKTARDLINVIRARAGKWRWSNQGNVAKVVDNSAAMIAATPAAIDMNYILAERSREYYGEGYRWYDLVRTQSWKEVAATYTICGPNVGDHTPAKYTRKIENYHFLRPIPQGQLDNMDMPAADKAAYQNPGYL, from the coding sequence ATGAAACGTTTACGTATAAAGAACCTGAAAACAGTAGCGGCCTTAACGCTGTTGTTATCGAGCTGCACCAAGATCTTAGATGAGAAACCCCGGGCCATTTACACGCCTGATTACTTCAAGACCGAAAAAGGGGTATACGGCGGGTTAACGGGTATGTATGCTCACTTGCGTTGGATTTTTGGAAATGCCTACTTCTATAATTCCTGCATGACCGGTACCGATGAGGCTACCTGGGGTGCCAGCGGCGGCGGAAGCGGCTTTCAAACGCACGATCTTTCGGGTACGCAGTTAATCACGCCCCAGGCGAGTGATGCCAGCAACATCTGGTACAATGCCTTTCCAAACATCAATACGGCCAATGGGGTGATTGAAAACGCGACAGCCGTAGGTATTTCAGAAGCATTAATCGCGGAAGCCCGGTTTTTCAGAGCGTTTGATTACTTCATGCTGGTGCAAACCTTCGGCGGCGTACCGCTCGATCTGGGCTCTGGTGAATTAGCATTCAACATCTCGACGCTGCGCACTTCCAAACGTAATACCGTACCCGAGGTATATACCAAAGTAATCTTCCCGGATCTGGTAAAAGCAGTAAACGATCTGCCGGCAACTGGCCGAGTAGTTGGAGGTGTAACGAAAACGGTGGCGAGCCTGTACCTGTCCAAAGCTTATTTGACGTACGGTTGGTGGTTGCAGAACCCCAATAATATTCCAACGTATCCGGCAACCAGCCGTACGGATCCGGATGGTCACGATGCTCAGTGGTATTTCCAGAAAGCCTACGACGTAGCAACGCAAGCCATTGCTAATCCAGGACCTTTCCGACTGCAGGATACGTATTATGACGTAAACCTGGGCTCAAACGATCGGAACAGTGAAATTCTTCTGTATGCTGACCATACCGAAACGAGTGAACTTTATAATGGCTCCAGCCTGTCGTACGCTGGGGGTGGTGACGCGGATAACTTCGCCAGCTGGATGCTAACCTGGAATTATACCAGCATCACCAGTTCAAAAACCAACTGGAGTTCTCCCAGTACGGTCAATTCAGTACAGCGGGAGGCGGTTCAGTCGTTGGGTCGTCCCTGGGTACGGATGGCTCCGCCGCATGAAGTATTTAACAAGACGTTTGCGGATAAAACCAACGACTCCCGTTACGATGGTACGTTCACCACGGCTTACCGGGGTAACTGGCCCAGAGCTGGGGTTACCAATGAGTTCCTGTACAACGCGAACAATTTGCAGGTTCGTCCCGGCGATGCTATCCTGACCTTCCTGGACCAGGATCCTGGTACACCCATCGATTACTCGAATTCGGTGTACAAAAGTAGCGTGGGTGTGGGCGTATTGCCCGGTCGGGCTGATTACGTAGTTGGCCCCAGTGGTATCAGTCGTCTGGTGTACCCTGGACTTTGGAAGCTGGGTCCGTACCGTACCGACAACGGTACCGGATTAGGCCAGCCCAATGCGGCCAGCACGCGTCCGTTCAATATTGCTAAGTTCTCAGAACTCTATTTCGTTGCGGCAGAAGCGGCAGTAAAAGGAGCGACGACACAAGCCGGAAAAACGGCACGGGATCTCATCAATGTGATCCGGGCCCGGGCGGGTAAATGGCGTTGGAGCAATCAGGGCAATGTGGCTAAAGTAGTTGACAACAGTGCAGCCATGATTGCGGCTACCCCCGCGGCGATTGATATGAACTATATTTTGGCCGAGCGTTCGAGAGAGTACTACGGCGAAGGTTACCGCTGGTATGATCTGGTACGGACGCAGAGCTGGAAAGAAGTTGCGGCGACCTACACGATTTGTGGCCCTAACGTAGGCGATCACACGCCCGCTAAATACACCCGAAAAATCGAAAATTATCACTTCCTGAGACCTATTCCTCAAGGACAGCTCGATAACATGGATATGCCGGCTGCTGATAAAGCGGCCTACCAGAATCCCGGTTATTTATAA
- a CDS encoding SusC/RagA family TonB-linked outer membrane protein, which yields MHHFSTIHNARSWNIKALVLRVLLMVLLAQVSMAEPIKPTHFGISAKVVPSRKHAVDKEIRGRITGDTGEGLPGVNILIKGTTRGTTTDQDGNYRLTLRDGDTALIFSLVGYATKEVAVGSQTVVDVILSNDDKVLNEVVVVGYGTQRQEAVTGSVVSVTGNVMREVPAANLTQALQGRVVGVEISQTSTKPGAAMEILIRGQRSLRADNAPLIVLDGIPFSGSITDINANNIKSIDILKDASATAIYGSRGANGVILITTNTGKRGQKATFSYSGFHGPKTVFAKYPMMNGPEFAALRAASLQRFQNTIDESNDVNTDWQDKVYRTGLMSSHDINVSGGTEKGSYSFGLGYYRENAVVPLQDFSRYSLQASITQDINKHFRIGFSTNSNFTVSNGNNSPAVGMALGRSPIANPYNADGTMKTLIQEQTSGPQWVPSLERFNSLGDSYIDQTRAYGSYNTVFAEVQIPGVTGLKYRANLGLNYRQSTSGNYTGEGVFSGNPLNESTAGIGNSHTLNWAIENLLTYDRKFGKHEINAVGLYSAQQNTFNSSSIGARDIPSDAFQFYNLGRADGVITVNPANQGYNQWGLLSYMGRVMYSFDDRYMLSVTFRADGSSRLAKGHQWNAYPAISAGWNISKEQFMAGVTKINQLKLRVGYGQTSNQAVNPYETLGLLATRPYNFGPSEYATGFYVSNAPNPRLGWEFSNTINLGLDFKAFNNRLSGTIELYEQQTKNVLLGVGLPPTSGVGGYTANIGQTQNKGFEFNLNGTVLENVNGWTWDVGFNIYANRNKLVSLASGQQRDEGNWWFVGHPINVIYDYEKIGLWQENDQFRNIYEPGGNAGMIRVKYTGDYNSDGAPTRAINATDRQILNMQPNFQGGFNTRVAYKGFDLNIVGVFKNGGLLNSTLYGSSGYLNNLNSRAGNNVRVDYWTPENTAAKYPAPGGIGGDNPKYGSTLGYFDASFLKIRTMTLGYNVNSKVLGRVGMNTLRLYFTAQNPFVMFSPYNRESGMDPETNSYGNENAAVPLSSALRRILTIGTNTPSTRNYIVGVNLTF from the coding sequence ATGCATCATTTTTCTACAATTCATAATGCCCGCAGCTGGAATATAAAAGCCCTGGTGCTGCGAGTATTATTGATGGTCTTACTGGCTCAGGTCAGTATGGCTGAACCTATCAAACCCACTCATTTCGGTATTAGTGCGAAGGTGGTTCCTTCGCGTAAGCATGCCGTAGATAAAGAAATTAGAGGTCGTATTACGGGAGATACCGGAGAGGGGTTACCCGGGGTGAACATCCTGATCAAAGGAACGACCCGCGGTACGACTACCGATCAGGACGGTAATTATAGGCTGACGCTTCGGGACGGCGATACGGCCCTGATTTTTTCATTGGTTGGTTACGCTACCAAAGAAGTAGCCGTTGGTTCACAGACGGTCGTAGATGTGATACTGTCGAACGACGATAAGGTATTAAATGAAGTCGTAGTAGTAGGGTACGGTACTCAGCGTCAGGAAGCGGTAACCGGTTCGGTGGTTTCAGTGACCGGCAACGTCATGCGAGAAGTACCGGCGGCCAACTTAACGCAGGCCCTGCAGGGACGGGTAGTAGGGGTGGAGATTTCACAAACCTCAACTAAACCCGGGGCCGCGATGGAAATTCTGATTCGTGGTCAGCGGTCCCTCCGGGCGGATAACGCCCCTTTGATCGTACTGGACGGTATTCCTTTTTCGGGATCGATCACGGATATCAACGCGAACAATATCAAAAGCATTGATATTCTTAAGGATGCTTCGGCAACGGCTATTTACGGTTCTCGCGGAGCCAACGGGGTTATTTTGATCACGACCAATACCGGCAAACGCGGACAGAAAGCTACGTTCTCCTACAGTGGATTCCACGGCCCCAAAACCGTTTTCGCGAAATATCCGATGATGAATGGTCCGGAGTTTGCCGCTCTGCGGGCCGCGAGTCTTCAGCGATTCCAAAACACGATTGATGAATCCAATGATGTAAATACGGATTGGCAGGATAAAGTATACCGTACCGGACTCATGTCTAGCCACGATATCAATGTGTCAGGAGGTACTGAAAAGGGAAGTTATTCCTTCGGGCTGGGTTACTACCGGGAAAATGCCGTAGTTCCCCTGCAGGATTTCTCACGTTACTCGCTTCAGGCTTCGATCACTCAGGATATTAACAAGCATTTCCGGATTGGTTTTTCAACCAATTCTAACTTTACGGTCAGTAATGGGAACAATAGCCCGGCCGTAGGAATGGCCCTGGGACGATCGCCGATTGCTAATCCGTATAATGCGGATGGTACCATGAAAACCCTGATTCAGGAGCAAACATCGGGTCCCCAGTGGGTGCCTTCACTCGAACGCTTCAACTCGTTAGGTGACAGCTATATTGACCAGACTCGGGCGTATGGTTCGTACAATACGGTGTTCGCAGAAGTACAGATTCCTGGGGTTACGGGACTGAAATACCGAGCTAACCTGGGTTTGAACTACCGTCAGAGTACGAGCGGTAACTACACGGGCGAGGGTGTTTTCAGTGGTAACCCACTCAACGAATCTACGGCGGGTATTGGCAATTCGCATACCCTTAACTGGGCGATTGAAAACCTGTTGACCTACGATCGCAAATTCGGAAAACACGAGATTAATGCGGTAGGCTTGTACTCCGCTCAGCAGAACACGTTCAATTCCTCGTCCATTGGAGCTCGAGATATTCCTTCCGATGCCTTCCAGTTTTATAACCTGGGCCGGGCCGACGGAGTGATCACGGTAAACCCTGCTAACCAGGGCTATAACCAATGGGGATTATTATCCTACATGGGACGCGTCATGTACTCCTTCGATGATCGTTACATGCTGAGTGTAACGTTCCGGGCCGATGGTTCCTCTCGTTTGGCCAAAGGACACCAGTGGAATGCATATCCCGCTATCTCTGCCGGATGGAATATCTCCAAGGAGCAATTCATGGCTGGCGTTACGAAAATCAACCAGTTGAAACTTCGGGTTGGTTACGGTCAAACGTCCAATCAGGCTGTAAACCCCTACGAAACGCTGGGATTACTAGCTACTCGGCCCTACAACTTTGGGCCTTCTGAATACGCTACGGGTTTCTACGTATCCAATGCTCCAAACCCCCGCTTGGGCTGGGAGTTCTCTAATACGATCAACCTGGGTCTGGATTTCAAGGCGTTCAATAACCGCCTGTCCGGTACGATTGAACTGTACGAGCAGCAGACCAAAAATGTACTCTTGGGCGTGGGCTTACCCCCAACCTCAGGCGTAGGCGGTTACACGGCTAACATCGGTCAGACGCAGAATAAAGGTTTTGAATTCAATTTGAACGGTACGGTCCTGGAAAATGTGAATGGCTGGACCTGGGATGTTGGATTTAACATCTATGCCAACCGTAACAAGCTGGTTTCACTGGCTTCCGGACAACAACGGGATGAAGGAAACTGGTGGTTTGTGGGCCATCCGATCAACGTCATCTACGATTACGAGAAAATTGGACTTTGGCAGGAAAACGATCAATTCCGTAACATCTACGAGCCGGGTGGTAACGCGGGGATGATTCGCGTGAAATACACGGGCGATTATAATTCGGATGGAGCACCCACCCGGGCCATCAATGCGACCGATCGCCAGATCCTGAATATGCAGCCCAATTTCCAGGGTGGTTTCAATACCCGCGTTGCCTACAAAGGATTTGATCTGAACATCGTGGGCGTATTCAAAAATGGCGGCTTGCTCAACAGTACGCTGTACGGTTCATCAGGTTACCTGAATAATCTGAATTCCCGGGCCGGAAACAACGTACGCGTTGATTACTGGACGCCGGAAAACACGGCAGCCAAGTATCCCGCTCCAGGTGGCATCGGCGGTGATAACCCGAAATATGGTAGCACGTTGGGTTATTTTGACGCCTCTTTCCTGAAGATTCGTACCATGACGCTGGGTTACAATGTGAACAGCAAAGTACTGGGACGCGTAGGAATGAATACCCTCCGCCTCTACTTCACGGCACAAAATCCATTTGTCATGTTCTCGCCGTATAACCGCGAGTCGGGAATGGATCCAGAAACCAACTCCTATGGTAACGAAAACGCCGCAGTTCCTTTGTCTTCGGCACTCAGACGTATTCTGACCATCGGCACCAACACGCCGTCCACCAGAAACTATATCGTAGGTGTCAATCTGACTTTCTAA
- a CDS encoding 3-keto-disaccharide hydrolase: MKTYYSLVMLWFSLCTTAWAQNADNVLTQQERLEGWKLLWDGKTTNGWKSSGSEAFPTKGWNVEEGVLKVLKDGKGGDIITTKTYKNFILKVDFKLTKGANSGIKYFVTRGGIGCEYQILDDIRHPDAKAGVAGNRTLGSLYDLIAAPATKPYRPQEFNTAMIVVQGNHVEHWLNGVKIIEYERNNQMWRALVNYSKYKGFPDFGDAAQGHLLLQDHGDEVWFKNIKILEK; encoded by the coding sequence ATGAAAACATATTACTCCTTGGTTATGCTGTGGTTTTCTCTGTGTACTACAGCCTGGGCTCAAAACGCTGATAACGTACTAACTCAGCAAGAACGCTTAGAGGGTTGGAAATTACTTTGGGACGGTAAAACGACAAACGGCTGGAAAAGCTCTGGCTCCGAGGCCTTTCCAACGAAGGGCTGGAACGTAGAAGAGGGGGTACTGAAAGTACTCAAGGACGGAAAAGGCGGTGATATTATCACGACCAAAACCTACAAAAACTTTATTCTCAAGGTTGATTTTAAACTAACTAAAGGAGCCAATAGTGGCATCAAGTATTTTGTCACTCGGGGTGGTATTGGCTGTGAATATCAGATACTTGATGACATCAGACATCCCGACGCGAAGGCCGGGGTAGCCGGTAACCGGACCCTGGGTTCGTTATACGACCTGATTGCGGCCCCCGCTACCAAACCGTACCGTCCGCAGGAATTTAATACGGCGATGATTGTGGTACAGGGCAATCACGTCGAACATTGGCTGAACGGGGTCAAAATCATTGAGTACGAGCGTAATAATCAAATGTGGCGAGCATTGGTCAATTACAGCAAATATAAAGGATTCCCTGATTTCGGGGATGCCGCTCAGGGACACCTGTTGTTGCAAGATCACGGCGATGAGGTCTGGTTCAAAAATATCAAGATACTGGAGAAATAA